In Helianthus annuus cultivar XRQ/B chromosome 9, HanXRQr2.0-SUNRISE, whole genome shotgun sequence, the following are encoded in one genomic region:
- the LOC110876925 gene encoding uncharacterized protein LOC110876925: protein MKPPQKHPWINLAGLKDQLTKNIGPEKSHQYFDCLRRFLSLKISKIEFNKRCLRTVGKDNISLHNQLIRSILKSAVGNGNGNGNKTCYHENGSVPVVHSVHPAESLGKKPEKEVSTSPSLRAPLGIPHWRDSGSRKASSLGTYSDTGGLIETTKLKERMDQLTATQGLRVSIDCASVVNNGLDAYLKRLIRSFSELSGSKSGSTSGTESKSMNNGSIKHQAHFRPLINGYRPGHLHQMQGLERKRVISLVDLTNAMELNPQQLGVEWPILLEKVCIHGFTE, encoded by the coding sequence ATGAAACCGCCGCAAAAGCATCCATGGATCAATCTTGCTGGGCTGAAAGATCAGTTGACTAAGAATATCGGACCGGAAAAATCTCATCAGTATTTTGATTGCTTGAGAAGGTTTCTGAGCTTAAAGATAAGTAAGATCGAGTTTAATAAGCGGTGTTTAAGGACGGTCGGGAAAGATAATATTTCGCTGCATAATCAGTTAATTCGTTCGATTTTGAAGTCCGCGgttggaaatggaaatggaaatggaaataAAACGTGTTACCATGAAAATGGGTCGGTTCCAGTTGTACATAGTGTACACCCGGCTGAATCTTTGGGTAAAAAACCGGAAAAAGAAGTGTCTACCAGCCCTTCGTTACGCGCGCCACTCGGGATTCCACATTGGCGGGATAGTGGGTCCCGCAAAGCCTCATCTTTGGGAACTTATAGTGACACGGGTGGCTTGATAGAGACTACAAAGTTAAAGGAACGTATGGACCAGCTAACTGCAACGCAAGGCCTTCGAGTGTCAATAGATTGCGCCAGTGTGGTAAATAACGGATTGGATGCTTATTTAAAAAGGTTAATACGGTCTTTTTCTGAACTTAGCGGGTCAAAGTCAGGGTCAACGTCAGGGACAGAGTCAAAGTCAATGAACAATGGTTCCATCAAGCACCAAGCTCATTTCAGGCCTCTGATCAACGGTTATAGACCTGGTCATCTTCATCAAATGCAAGGACTTGAACGCAAACGGGTTATTTCATTGGTGGACTTGACGAATGCTATGGAGCTCAACCCGCAGCAGCTCGGTGTAGAGTGGCCCATACTGCTGGAGAAAGTCTGTATACATGGTTTTACAGAATAA
- the LOC110876924 gene encoding mitogen-activated protein kinase kinase kinase 17, whose protein sequence is MKSEQLKTNKRSLLIENMYEVKRSKQEDWKKRYGDGVAWLRGAMIGRGNFGCVFAANLKNPKSRYSSYPPVMAVKSAEVSASGSIQKEKEVMDNLRGCPNVIKCFGEETTVGDNGQMVYNLLLEYGSGGTLADLVKSLNGEGLAEIEVRRYARSIVYGLSHIHKRGYVHCDLKPENVLLVSGCRTGTGEFVAKIGDLGLAKRVNHVKKNRLSCYWRGTPMYLSPEAVINGVQEPPADIWAVGCIVFQMLTGKPIWFSDQDLGIEEILSRICDENDMPFVSSGMSDEAVSFLKGCLCRKVMCRLTANMLLNHPFLKGLVEDNVNEIEESHEVFDIYAITSSSSFSDDDGEDADGDDDDDLWSSSCSDESSYNLSSWSE, encoded by the coding sequence ATGAAGTCTGAGCAATTGAAGACGAATAAAAGAAGCTTGTTGATTGAAAACATGTATGAAGTGAAGAGAAGTAAGCAAGAAGATTGGAAGAAGAGGTATGGTGATGGGGTTGCTTGGTTGAGAGGTGCAATGATCGGCAGAGGGAATTTCGGGTGTGTTTTCGCTGCGAATTTGAAGAACCCGAAATCGAGATACAGCTCGTATCCGCCGGTTATGGCTGTGAAGTCTGCAGAGGTCTCTGCTTCGGGTTCTATTCAGAAGGAGAAAGAGGTTATGGATAATCTTCGCGGGTGTCCGAATGTTATTAAGTGTTTCGGGGAAGAAACGACGGTTGGGGATAACGGTCAGATGGTGTATAATTTGTTGTTGGAGTATGGGTCTGGTGGAACATTAGCTGATCTTGTTAAGAGTTTGAACGGTGAAGGATTGGCGGAAATTGAAGTGAGGCGTTATGCTAGATCGATTGTTTACGGGTTGAGTCATATTCATAAGCGAGGGTATGTTCATTGTGATTTGAAACCCGAGAATGTGTTGCTTGTATCCGGTTGTAGAACGGGAACGGGTGAATTTGTTGCTAAGATTGGGGATTTGGGATTGGCTAAGAGGGTGAATCATGTTAAGAAGAATAGATTAAGTTGTTATTGGAGAGGTACCCCGATGTACTTATCGCCTGAAGCGGTGATTAACGGTGTTCAAGAACCGCCTGCTGATATTTGGGCTGTCGGGTGTATTGTGTTTCAGATGTTGACCGGAAAACCAATTTGGTTTTCTGATCAAGATTTGGGTATAGAGGAGATATTAAGTCGTATATGTGATGAAAACGATATGCCTTTTGTCTCTAGCGGTATGTCTGACGAGGCGGTGAGTTTCTTGAAGGGTTGTTTATGTAGAAAAGTTATGTGTAGATTAACGGCTAATATGCTGTTAAACCATCCCTTCTTAAAAGGTTTAGTCGAGGATAATGTTAATGAGATTGAAGAATCACACGAGGTTTTTGATATATACGCCATCACCTCATCATCATCGTTTTCCGACGATGATGGTGAGGATGCTGATGGTGACGATGACGATGATTTGTGGTCGTCTTCTTGTTCTGACGAATCAAGCTATAATCTATCTTCTTGGTCCGAATGA
- the LOC110880014 gene encoding ubiquitin receptor RAD23b, with translation MKLTVKTLKGSHFQIRVQPSDTIMAVKKNIEEVQGKDNYPCGQQLLIHNGKVLKDETTLVDNKVSEEGFLVVMLSKSKSSGLGGVSSAQPSSTTAPASNPTSTADASSQPPASKTSTSSSGPATAPAPVTGPVISDTYGQAASNVVTNNSIEQNVQHILDIGGGSWDKETVTRALQAAYNNPERAIDYLYSGIPDTVEVAVPLTQLPATQTATASAAPLSGGPNASPLNLFPQEIPSGAAGGNLGSLDFLRNSQQFQALRSMVQSNPQILQPMLQELGKQNPQLLGLIQENHTEFLQLINEPVDASEGDLFDQGDQEMPHAISVTPEEQEAIERLEAMGFDRTLVIEAFLACDRNEELAANFLLENAGDYED, from the exons aTGAAGCTCACCGTTAAAACTCTCAAAGGGAGCCACTTTCAAATTAGGGTTCAACCTTCCGACACT ATTATGGCTGTAAAGAAAAATATTGAAGAGGTACAAGGAAAAGATAATTACCCGTGTGGGCAGCAGTTGTTGATTCACAATGGTAAGGTTTTGAAAGATGAAACTACATTGGTTGATAACAAAGTCTCCGAGGAAGGTTTTCTTGTCGTCATGCTTAGCAAG AGTAAAAGTTCTGGCTTGGGTGGAGTTTCATCTGCTCAG CCTTCATCAACAACTGCACCGGCTTCTAATCCCACAAGCACGGCTGATGCTTCTTCCCAACCTCC GGCTTCTAAAACCAGCACGTCTAGTTCTGGCCCAGCAACGGCACCCGCACCTGTAACTGGACC TGTTATTTCTGATACATATGGTCAAGCTGCTTCAAACGTGGTCACCAATAATAGCATCGAACAAAATGTTCAACACATATTGGATATAGGTGGTGGCAGTTGGGACAAGGAAACCGTTACCCGTGCCCTTCAAGCTGCTTACAACAATCCGGAACGCGCAATCGATTATTTGTACTCT GGTATTCCAGATACAGTAGAAGTTGCAGTCCCGTTGACTCAACTACCTGCAACGCAAACTGCTACCGCAAGTGCTGCACCTCTATCTGGAGGGCCTAATGCTTCTCCATTGAACTTATTTCCTCAG GAAATACCTTCAGGCGCTGCAGGTGGCAATCTTGGATCCCTTGATTTTCTTAGAAACAGCCAACAG TTTCAAGCATTGCGATCTATGGTACAATCAAATCCACAAATATTACAG CCCATGCTTCAGGAGCTGGGAAAGCAAAACCCTCAGCTTTTAGGACTAATCCAAGAAAACCATACCGAGTTTCTTCAACTAATCAACGAACCTGTTGATGCTTCAGAAGG GGATCTGTTTGATCAAGGAGATCAGGAGATGCCTCATGCGATTAGTGTTACTCCAGAAGAACAGGAGGCCATTGAACGG CTTGAGGCAATGGGCTTTGATAGAACCCTTGTTATTGAGGCGTTTTTAGCATGTGATCGTAATGAGGAATTGGCTGCCAATTTTTTGTTGGAGAATGCTGGTGACTATGAAGACTAA
- the LOC110880012 gene encoding uncharacterized protein LOC110880012 gives MVLDGIITSPHRRSQTAFSSSSIKKQYSKEDELGSFSTVVRRHRYLLTALVLLAILCTVYLYFAVTLGDVCSGLNPTQKALCRVQVSTESIAKRKLKL, from the coding sequence ATGGTTTTAGACGGCATAATAACTTCACCACACCGGAGATCACAGACTGCATTCTCTTCATCTTCGATTAAAAAACAATACTCAAAGGAGGATGAACTCGGAAGCTTTTCGACGGTCGTTAGACGACACCGTTACCTGTTAACCGCTCTTGTACTCCTTGCTATTTTATGCACGGTTTATCTTTACTTTGCTGTTACTTTAGGGGATGTTTGTTCTGGCTTGAACCCCACGCAAAAGGCGCTTTGTCGTGTTCAAGTTTCCACAGAATCAATTGCCAAACGGAAACTAAAGTTATGA